The genomic region CTAACCCTGTCATCCAACAGTTCATCCATGGAAACACGGTGGGGCCGATGATTCTGGACCATTCTGAATTAAAAAAAGGAAAATCCAATTGACTTTGCTTTTGCATCCAGGAGAACTTTAGGCAATGCCTACTATAGGTCGCGCTCTCATCGTCGGTCTTCTTTTTATCTTTTCTCTTGTCGCCGTGGGTTATTTTACCATTGTCACAGAAGGTGGTCCCTTTCAAAAATCGGGATACCAACTCCCCGTTTATTTTCCCGATGCGGAAGGGATTAAAATCGGAAATAAAGTCACCATCCATGGGGTTCCGTTCGGATATGTTTCTAAAATCCGTTTAGTGCAGATCGATGAATATGGAAACCTTCTCCCCGATGGAGAAACGGGAATTGGAACCAAGGTCGAACTCACCCTTCTCCTCAAAGGCAAAGTCCAACTTTTCTCAAATTACGAGATTAATATCAAAAACGAAAGTCTACTTTCGGGTCGTGTAGTTGCTTTGGATCCCGGCTCCAAATTTCCTGTGGATCCCAAAACAAAGGAATACCTGATGACGGAACCGGCTCTGACGAAGCTAGAGATTTCCCCTAGATCCGGAAAACTAATGCCCATCCAAGGAAAAGTCACCCAAGACCCACTCGTTTCCCTTTCAGAACTCATTGCTGAAAATCGCTCAGACATCCGTAAAACCGTTCAGAACATAGCCAATATCACGGGAAAGATCAACGAAGGCCAGGGAACTCTCGGAAAACTCATCAACGAAAGCGATGTTCACAAATCCGTGAACACCACCCTGGGAGACGCCCAAGTGGTTTTAAAGGAACTAAGAGAGGGACTAGAAGATACCCGCGAACAAGCCCCTGTGACCAGTTTCATCCGTTCGGCTCTCAGCGCATTTTAGCACTAACACGTAAAATACGGTCAGTTTTGTAGTAAAAATCTTTGGTTTGGCGCACAAATTAGGTGCGTCACATTCCCACCACACTGTTGTAAAAAAGAGACATTTTTTTGACTTGGGCCTCCGGTTTTGGAATTGTCCCTCCCCCCTTTTCTACAAATTTGTAAGTAGGAACTGATTATGGTAACGGCGATACATAGAAAAACGATCCAAAACTCGATCACACTTCGGGGAATTGGGGTGCATTCCGGGAAAATGGTGACTTTACGGCTCCATCCAGCGGAAGCAAATACAGGACTGATTTTTTATCTCTACAAAGGCACAGAAAAGATCCGAATTCCCGTCTCCCTCGACCATGTTGTCGACACAAGTAACGCCACTACCATTGGGGATGGAAGTTCCAACCGAGTGCAAACCATTGAGCACCTTCTCGCCGCCGTCCATACCCTAGGCATTACTGATTGTATTTTTGAAATTGATTCCGTTGAAGTTCCGATTATGGATGGATCCTCCCTCCCGTTTTGGGAAGGAATCCGCTCTGCAGGGATTCGGGTTCTTCCTGAAACCATCGAACCCATTACCATTTCCAACCCAATTTGGGTGGTTGACGGGGATAAATACCTCGTTATGTTACCTTCCGACGAACTCAAAGTCACTTACAGCATCGATTTTAACCACCCGCTTCTCCGGGGCCAATCCTATACAACCACTCTCGACGAATCCATATTGGGAACAGACATTCTCCCTGCCCGTACCTTTGGGTTCTTGAAAGACGTAGAAGCCCTCCAAGCAAGGGGACTTGCTATGGGTGGGTCTCTCGACAATGCTGTGGTTCTTACTGATGACGGGTATTTAAACGAAACTTTACGTTATGACAACGAATGTGTCCGCCATAAGATCCTAGATCTTGTAGGGGATTTGGCCGTGATGGGAAGACCTTTCCGTGGCCATTTGATCGCTTCTAAAGCGGGTCACGCCCTGGACATCTCTCTTGCCAAGTGCATTATGAGCCAAGTCACAGGAAACGAACTCACACAGTTCAAAAGCAAACGAATTCCACTTTTCTCTAAAAAACAAGCCGCTCGGTAAATTCCGGCTTTTTTTACTTTCCAAACGCTCCCTTTCCAAAAGTATTTTTGCCAAAGGGACGGATGGAAGAAAAAACCACATTCAAAGGCATTTCCGCGTATCCAGGTACGGTTTATGGTAAGGTTTTCCGGTGGAAACAGTTCAAACGGAAACGGGAAGATCGTACAGACTTATCACCAGACGAAATCAAAGAAGAAGTAGAACTACTCAAAAAAGGCTTACTGAAGACAGAAGAAGATTTAAGTGACCTTGTCCAAAAATCAAAACAGAACCGTGAACTATCAGAAATTCTAGAATCTCAAATTGTATTTTTAAATGATCCTTTATTCAGAGCCCGAGTTTTCGAAAGGATAGCACAAAACAATGAATCGGCGGGACTTGCCCTAGAAACAGCCGTTAGTTCTTTATACGACGAATTCCAATCCATACCGGATGAATTCTTTCGGGAACGTGCCGACCATATTTTGGATATTGGAAAACGAATCGAATCCAATCTCTATCCAGACAAAGCAGGCGACCAATCCAAAATTCCAGATGATGTCATCCTCATTGCAAAAGAAATCACTCCTTCCGAAATGATCCAATTAGGAAAAAGTAGACTTCGGGGAATTGCCACTGACTTTGGTGGAAAAACGGGACATACAGCCATCATTGCCAGAAATTATGGAATCCCTACCATCGTGGGTTTAAAAAATATCACCTCACACGTAGAAGACGACGATTATATTTTACTCGATGCCACGAAAGGAATTTTGAATCGTTCTCCAGGCATTGATGAAATCAAACTAGCTGGAATCAGAAGTGAAATTCAAAAAACTCAACCCATTCGCGAAATCAGCGATGGACCAAGAGAGATCAAAACTAAAGACGGTAAAAAGTTTTCCCTCAGGGCCAATATTGACTCCGAAGACGAAGTGGATTTGGCCTTTGAACAAGGGGCTGATGGGATTGGACTTGTCCGAACCGAAATCCTTTTCATTCGTTATGTGGAATTCAAACCCACTGAAGAAGAACAATTTGCAGTTTATAAACGAATCTTATTAAAAATGGTAGGTAGATCAGTCACTTTCCGAGTTTGGGACATCGGTGCTGATAAAATGGAAAATGGATATGAAGAGGCCAATCCATTTCTAGGAAACAGGGGGATTCGTTATCTCCTCCGCCATCCACATTTTTTTAAGGAACAAATTAGAGCACTACTTCGTGCGAGCGAATTTGGAACCATGCGGATCATGCTTCCTATGATTACCACTCTCTCTGAAATCTTACAAACAAAGGCACTTGTCGCAGAATGTTTAGAGGAATTAAAACAAACAGGGCTTGTGATTACTAAAAAAATTCCCATTGGGATTATGGTAGAAACTCCTGCCTGCGCGTTAAACCTCCCCTTTCTGGGTAATCATGTAGATTTTTACAGTGTGGGAACCAATGATCTTTTGCAATACTTACTAGCTGTAGAACGGAACAACCATTTGGTGGGAGATTTATACAATCCTTGGCAAGTGGTATTTCTGTTATTACTAAAAAACATTGCAGATGTTGCCAATTCACAAAAGAAACCTATCAGTATCTGCGGAGAGATAGGAAGTGATCCTATGTTTACTGCGGTTCTTATTGGACTTGGGTTTCGCGATTTGAGTTCCGCTTTGCCTCTCATGCGTGAGGTGGGCGAAAAAGTTCAGGAAATCTCCAGTTGGAAGGCAAAACTTCTCGCCGAACAAGTAATTGGTCTTGCAGGCGAAGAAAAATTTGAAGAAATCGAAACCCTTGTTTTAGAAACCAAGGGATAATCCATTGGAAAAAAATGAATGGCAACTAACTTAAACTAAGAAATCGTATTTTACTTTTTCTATTTTTTAGTTTAAGGTTGCGCAGATAAGGGACTTACCTCTTCTTTTCCTTTTAGTAAATGGAGGATTGATTTTTTCCTCCAAGTGTAAATCCCATACAAAAGAATCGCACCTATCCAAGAACAAAGTACAAAGAATCCATAAAAATTGGTCATACTTCCCCACTGGTTTTGGTAACCAGAAAGGATTCCTGCTGCATAATGCCCAAAGGCATTGGACAAAAACCAAATTCCCATGAGAACCGATGCATACTTTGTTGGTGCCATAAAACTCACAAAGGATAAACCGACCGGAGAAAGACAAAGTTCACTTAAAGTATTCCAAAAATAAACAAAAACCAAAAACAAAATAGAAACAGAAACACCTGTTTCTGCATACTTGGCCGCAACAACCATTACCAAAAATCCAATTCCGAGTAAAACAAGACTTAAAACAAATTTTAAAACCGGATTTGGGTTTTGGTTCCGTTTGGCAAGACCTGCCCAAATTACAGAAACAATCGGACCAAAAAGTAAAATGAAAAGCGGATTTATGGATTGTAATACAGATGCCGGAATTTCCATTCCTAGTAAAAACCGATCCGTATTTCTTAAGGCAAATAAATTGAGTGACGAACCCATTTGTTCAAAGGCCATCCAAAAAAAGATGCTAAAAAAAGATAGAAGGACTATGAGTAAAATTTTTGGTTTTGTCTCAGAATCCTCTACACCGGAATCTGTATTCACAAAACCTTCCTTTTGTTTTTGCCAAATCGAATCCGGTAATCTTTTACTACCAAAATAAAAAACCACCATTCCGATAGCCATACCCACACCGGCAGATAAAAAACCCAAATGCCAATCTACTCGTTCGCCGAGACTCCCACAAATAATGGGACCAATGAGTCCTCCTAAATTAATCCCCATATAAAAAATGGTAAACCCACTGTCTCGGAGTCCCGGTTTTCCATCATATAACCTACCAAAGATGGTCGACATATTGGGTTTAAAAAAACCATTTCCAAGTGCGAGTAAGATAAGACCCAGATAAAAAAAAGACAAATCAGAAAATGCTAAGGACACATGCCCACATAACATTAAAAAACTTCCCAGATAAATGGAAAACTTGTAACTCAAGAAACGATCTGTTAAAAATCCTCCGAGAACTGGAGTTAGGTATACAAAACTCGTATAGAATGCGTAAACTGCTCCAGCATCCGCATCAGAAAAACCAAGCGACTTTACCAAATACAAAACAAGGAGAGCCCTCATCCCATAATAACTAAGTCTCTCCCACATTTCTGTCAAAAAAAGTGGAGTGATTCCTTTCGGATGTTCATGTAACTCTAGTTCTATTTGGTTCTGCTTTTCCAAATGGTTTCCTCTTGTCCGATCGAAAAATTAACAAACCGAGCAGCCGCAAATAGATAATCAGAAAGGCGATTGAGATAAATTCTTAAATCGGTATGAATTTCTCCACCCGATTCAATATAAACCAAAAGATCTCTTTCCAAACGTCTACAGATGGTTCTTCCAATATGAAGGGCACTTGCCATAGAAGATCCTCCAGGCAAAATAAAAAATTTAATCTCAGGTAAAACTTCCATCAAGCGATCAATTTCTTTTTCTAAACCTTCTACATCAGACAAGTGAACTACGGTTCCGTCTTTCGAATCCCTCGGTACATAACCTGCAAGTTCCGATCCAATTTCAAAAAGAAAACTTTGGATACTTTTTAAATGATCGATAAATCTAGAATCCAAGGGCAAATCTTTGGAAAAAGAAAGAGCAAGGCCTATCGTACTATTCAACTCATCACAACTTCCGTAGAGATCCACTCTCGGATCTGTTTTGGAGACCTTGATTCCAGAAGCAAGGTAGGTCTGGCCACCATCGCCAAATTTGGTGTAGATTTTCAATTTCCTGCTCCTTACCCTCTAAAATTTCTTTACAGGCTTAAGTTTTTTGGTATAGAATATTCTGGAAAGGCAAAATTCACGGAAGAACCAAGGACAGGCAACCCCTTCTCTTCCCGATGAGTACGGATACTCTGGACAGTGGTTTTTGCTTTTCTCCGCATGTAGGGAAACAGGCGGGTCATGGACACACAGGAGGGTGTGACAATGATTATCAATCACAACATCAGCGCGCTAGTTGCAAAACGAGCGCTCTCAAACACCGGGCGTGACATGGATAAATCCATGGAGCATCTAGCAACGGGTATGCGAATCAACAGGCCAGGGGATGATTCCCTGGGATTTGCTGTGTCCGAAAAATTAAGATCACAAATTCGGGGCCTTGGCCAAGCAGAACGAAATACCCAGGATGGTATGTCGTTCCTTCAGGTCACCGAAGGATCTTTAGACCAAGTAAACTCAATCTTACAGAGGTTACGTGAACTTTCCGTTCAATCGTCAAACGGGATTTATTCTAACGAAGACAGAAAACTAGTCCAGTTAGAAGTCTCCCAACTTGTCGAAGAAGTGGAACGAATCGGAACTTCTGCTGAGTTTAACAAAATCAAACCATTGGATGGAAGGTTTTCACGTTCCTCCAAAAATCCAATGACCTTGCAAGTGGGAACCAACGGATCAGAAAAGATAGAACTTTACATCAATACGATGACCAGTTCTTCCCTCAAACTGAAACAAGGCGGAACGAAGTTGACCCTATCAACTCCAAACAAAGCTTCCGACTCACTCCAAGTTTTGGACGACGCAATCACTAAAGTCAACCGCTTGCGGTCTGACCTAGGTGCCTATTACAACCGATTGGATTTAACTTTGAAATCACTGAGTAACAACTACGTGAACATTGTTTCTTCTGAGTCGCAAGTAAGGGATGCTGATATGGCGACGGAAATGGTAGAATATTCCAAAAACCAAATCCTCACAAAATCAGGTGTGGCGATGCTTGCACAAGCAAACCTTCGACCGGAATCCGTAGTAAAACTCCTCACGGACAGATACTAATCCCGATCGAAAAAGAAAAGGAAATCCTCCTTGCAAACAGGGAGGATTTCTTCAAACTTTGTCCTTATACTTCACAGAATAGTGTAAGCGAGGACAATCACTTTGAAACAAATCATCTCCGGAATTCTTTCCCTATCATTACTTTCCACAGTCGCTTGTGGACTATCGGAAAACACAAAAAGACTAATTCTTAGCACATCGATCGGATGTGGTGTGGGTCTTGCGCTTGGTGCTGTTTATGATGAAGCACAAAGAAAAAAAGATACTAAAAACAAAAAGAACGATTTCCAAAGACAAATTAAAGAATCTCTTGCATTAGAAAAGAAAAAACCACAAAACAAAGGTAAGATTGTAGGACTTGGAGCTGGTTGTTTGGCGGGACTTGGAACTGGCTTCTATCTCAATACAATGTATGACAACATGGCAGAAGAGATGAAAAAACAAGGAATCACTCTTGAAAAAAGTGAAAGAGGCGGCGAAACAGTTGCTCTTACTGCCACTATGGACGGCGGAATTGCTTTCGAAGATGGAAAGGCTGACCTCAAAGGAAAAGGGAAAGAAAATATTGATAAACTAGCAGAAGCACTTGCAGCCTACCCAGAAACAAAAATCAATATCTCTGGTCACGCGAACCGCACAGGTGCAGAAGACCTAAACCAAAGATTGTCCCAAGACCGAGCAGTGACTGCGAAAAACGCGATCGTTGATAACGGCGTGGAAGGAAAACGAATTGGAACCGTACAAGGACTTGGTTCTTCGACTCCGATCAAAGGTGTAGATCCAAAAGATGGATCGAACCGACGTGTGGAAGTGGAAATCGTTCCGGCTACTTAAAACCAGGACGACATAAAAAAAGGGACAATCTGTCCCTTGGTATCTGACCGAGAAGCCTACATTCTTTATGTAGGCTTTTTTATCACCGGAAAAGAAATTTCTAAATTACATTCCAAGGCCAGGGAATCCACCCATAGCTTGCATTTGTTTGGCGGCTCCGGCTTGTGCATCCTGCAAAGCTTTCGTATACGCTTCTTGGATAGACTTTTCTAGAAGATTTTTATCTTTTTTCTCAAGTAGTTCATCCTCAATTTGAATGGATTTCATTTGAAATTTTCCATCCAGAGTCACCGAGAGTAGTTTATTTTTTGCAATTCCTACAAAATTGAGACCGGCAAGTTCCTTTTCCATGGTTTTTACTTGCGATCGCATCTTTTTCATCTGTTTGAGCATATCAAACTTGTTTCCACCTGCTCCACCGAACATAATCACCCCTTTTCCTTTCAGGATTATTTTTCTTAAAAAGAAGGCAAATATAAAACTTATCTTTGTCGATACTGAAACTATGATCCATCCAAATTCTCCTTACAAACGAATCTGGGATCTTTTTGTTTTTATCTGTATCACTTACTTTGCCATTGAAGTTCCGATTCGGCTTGTCTTTCATTATAAACTTTCTGCGGGAGTCAATTACTTTGAGAGAGCCATCCAAATTGTATTTGGAATCGATGTAATTTTGAACTTTAATACCGCAATTTTAAAAGACCGCCTACTCATCCATAATCGAAAGATCGTGACAAAAACTTATTTGCGTTCTTGGTTTCTCATCGATTTTTTATCTGCCTTTCCCTTTGACCTTTTTGGTGGATTTTTTTTCCAATACTTGGGAGTAACAGATGGATTAAAAATTTTAAGACTCCTCCGGTCTGTCAGAGTTTTCGAACTTTTTAAATCCCTTCGACTTTTGGCACTCGGTACTGATTCAGATGACCGCTTCAAACTAGTAGAAGTGATCAATCCCATGACCTTTCGTTTGATCTTTTTTGTGTATTGGACAAGCCTCTTTGCCCATTGGGTAGCCTGCGGATGGATTCATTTAGGTCCTGAATTTTTATCCGATAAAGATATGACCACAAGATACATTCGAGCACTTTACTGGTCCGTCACCACACTGACAACAATTGGTTACGGAGACATCACTCCAATTACCAACAAACAAACAATTTATACAATGGGTGTGATGATTTTAGGTGTAGGTATCTATGGATATGTCATTGGTAATATTGCCACCTTACTCTCAAATTTAGATGTTTCTCGGGTTACATTCCAAGAAAAACTAAATACCATTGATAGTTTTATCAAATACAAAAAATTGCCACCACATCTCGCCAATCGCATTCGTTCCTACTATGTCAATCTTTGGGAAAACAAACATGGAATTGATGAAACGGAAATTTGGGACCAACTTCCTTCAGGGATCAAAATTGATGTATCCATGTTTTTACATAACCATTTGATTTCAGTAGTTCCTTTTTTTAAAGACGCTCCCGAAGAATTAAAACGAGAAGTAGTTTTAGAATTAAAACCTGCTTTTTATATGAAAGGAGATGTCATTTTTAGAGAGGGGGATGTTCCGCACAATATGTACTTTTTATCGAAAGGTCATGTAGAAGTAATTAAAGAAAATACAGGGGAACTCGTTGCAACTTTAAACTCAGGTTCTTTTTTTGGAGAAATGAGTCTTATCGATAATTCATTAAGAACCGCCACGATCAAAGCTGGTTCCTATTGTGATGTATATACTTTGGGAAAAGACCGGTTCGCTGAAGTTTTAAAACACCATCCAGGATTTGCCAAACATATAGAAATGATTGCAAAAGAACGAAAAAAAAATCAATCCACCAAACGAAAGAGTAAAAGAAATAAACCTCATTCAATGAATTAAAGGGATGGATGAGCCCTCTCTTCTTTAAGGTTTTAAAGACAAAATCGAATTTTCTGGATCCACAAGAGAAATGGCTTCGTCCGCCAAACGATCAAAAGCATGCCATGCATTACTGTCTTTTTTTAATGGTTCTTGTTTTTCTGTTTTTGTTTTGATGGTCTCTGATTTGGGAATCTCACCAAGAGTTGGAATCTCTTCGATTTGTTTTAATTTTTCGAGAAGATCGCGATGTTTTTTGGATGCTCCAAACCAAGAAGGAACAAAGGCTGTTTTTTTCTTTTGACTAAAAATAGTTTCTGTTTGTGTGATCTCATCCAGAAGCAAATTCACTGC from Leptospira brenneri harbors:
- a CDS encoding peptide MFS transporter, yielding MEKQNQIELELHEHPKGITPLFLTEMWERLSYYGMRALLVLYLVKSLGFSDADAGAVYAFYTSFVYLTPVLGGFLTDRFLSYKFSIYLGSFLMLCGHVSLAFSDLSFFYLGLILLALGNGFFKPNMSTIFGRLYDGKPGLRDSGFTIFYMGINLGGLIGPIICGSLGERVDWHLGFLSAGVGMAIGMVVFYFGSKRLPDSIWQKQKEGFVNTDSGVEDSETKPKILLIVLLSFFSIFFWMAFEQMGSSLNLFALRNTDRFLLGMEIPASVLQSINPLFILLFGPIVSVIWAGLAKRNQNPNPVLKFVLSLVLLGIGFLVMVVAAKYAETGVSVSILFLVFVYFWNTLSELCLSPVGLSFVSFMAPTKYASVLMGIWFLSNAFGHYAAGILSGYQNQWGSMTNFYGFFVLCSWIGAILLYGIYTWRKKSILHLLKGKEEVSPLSAQP
- a CDS encoding YbaB/EbfC family nucleoid-associated protein, with translation MFGGAGGNKFDMLKQMKKMRSQVKTMEKELAGLNFVGIAKNKLLSVTLDGKFQMKSIQIEDELLEKKDKNLLEKSIQEAYTKALQDAQAGAAKQMQAMGGFPGLGM
- the ptsP gene encoding phosphoenolpyruvate--protein phosphotransferase; the protein is MEEKTTFKGISAYPGTVYGKVFRWKQFKRKREDRTDLSPDEIKEEVELLKKGLLKTEEDLSDLVQKSKQNRELSEILESQIVFLNDPLFRARVFERIAQNNESAGLALETAVSSLYDEFQSIPDEFFRERADHILDIGKRIESNLYPDKAGDQSKIPDDVILIAKEITPSEMIQLGKSRLRGIATDFGGKTGHTAIIARNYGIPTIVGLKNITSHVEDDDYILLDATKGILNRSPGIDEIKLAGIRSEIQKTQPIREISDGPREIKTKDGKKFSLRANIDSEDEVDLAFEQGADGIGLVRTEILFIRYVEFKPTEEEQFAVYKRILLKMVGRSVTFRVWDIGADKMENGYEEANPFLGNRGIRYLLRHPHFFKEQIRALLRASEFGTMRIMLPMITTLSEILQTKALVAECLEELKQTGLVITKKIPIGIMVETPACALNLPFLGNHVDFYSVGTNDLLQYLLAVERNNHLVGDLYNPWQVVFLLLLKNIADVANSQKKPISICGEIGSDPMFTAVLIGLGFRDLSSALPLMREVGEKVQEISSWKAKLLAEQVIGLAGEEKFEEIETLVLETKG
- a CDS encoding cob(I)yrinic acid a,c-diamide adenosyltransferase encodes the protein MKIYTKFGDGGQTYLASGIKVSKTDPRVDLYGSCDELNSTIGLALSFSKDLPLDSRFIDHLKSIQSFLFEIGSELAGYVPRDSKDGTVVHLSDVEGLEKEIDRLMEVLPEIKFFILPGGSSMASALHIGRTICRRLERDLLVYIESGGEIHTDLRIYLNRLSDYLFAAARFVNFSIGQEETIWKSRTK
- the mce gene encoding mammalian cell entry protein Mce, giving the protein MPTIGRALIVGLLFIFSLVAVGYFTIVTEGGPFQKSGYQLPVYFPDAEGIKIGNKVTIHGVPFGYVSKIRLVQIDEYGNLLPDGETGIGTKVELTLLLKGKVQLFSNYEINIKNESLLSGRVVALDPGSKFPVDPKTKEYLMTEPALTKLEISPRSGKLMPIQGKVTQDPLVSLSELIAENRSDIRKTVQNIANITGKINEGQGTLGKLINESDVHKSVNTTLGDAQVVLKELREGLEDTREQAPVTSFIRSALSAF
- a CDS encoding flagellin — its product is MIINHNISALVAKRALSNTGRDMDKSMEHLATGMRINRPGDDSLGFAVSEKLRSQIRGLGQAERNTQDGMSFLQVTEGSLDQVNSILQRLRELSVQSSNGIYSNEDRKLVQLEVSQLVEEVERIGTSAEFNKIKPLDGRFSRSSKNPMTLQVGTNGSEKIELYINTMTSSSLKLKQGGTKLTLSTPNKASDSLQVLDDAITKVNRLRSDLGAYYNRLDLTLKSLSNNYVNIVSSESQVRDADMATEMVEYSKNQILTKSGVAMLAQANLRPESVVKLLTDRY
- a CDS encoding OmpA family protein translates to MKQIISGILSLSLLSTVACGLSENTKRLILSTSIGCGVGLALGAVYDEAQRKKDTKNKKNDFQRQIKESLALEKKKPQNKGKIVGLGAGCLAGLGTGFYLNTMYDNMAEEMKKQGITLEKSERGGETVALTATMDGGIAFEDGKADLKGKGKENIDKLAEALAAYPETKINISGHANRTGAEDLNQRLSQDRAVTAKNAIVDNGVEGKRIGTVQGLGSSTPIKGVDPKDGSNRRVEVEIVPAT
- the lpxC gene encoding UDP-3-O-acyl-N-acetylglucosamine deacetylase, with the translated sequence MVTAIHRKTIQNSITLRGIGVHSGKMVTLRLHPAEANTGLIFYLYKGTEKIRIPVSLDHVVDTSNATTIGDGSSNRVQTIEHLLAAVHTLGITDCIFEIDSVEVPIMDGSSLPFWEGIRSAGIRVLPETIEPITISNPIWVVDGDKYLVMLPSDELKVTYSIDFNHPLLRGQSYTTTLDESILGTDILPARTFGFLKDVEALQARGLAMGGSLDNAVVLTDDGYLNETLRYDNECVRHKILDLVGDLAVMGRPFRGHLIASKAGHALDISLAKCIMSQVTGNELTQFKSKRIPLFSKKQAAR
- a CDS encoding cyclic nucleotide-binding domain-containing protein — protein: MIHPNSPYKRIWDLFVFICITYFAIEVPIRLVFHYKLSAGVNYFERAIQIVFGIDVILNFNTAILKDRLLIHNRKIVTKTYLRSWFLIDFLSAFPFDLFGGFFFQYLGVTDGLKILRLLRSVRVFELFKSLRLLALGTDSDDRFKLVEVINPMTFRLIFFVYWTSLFAHWVACGWIHLGPEFLSDKDMTTRYIRALYWSVTTLTTIGYGDITPITNKQTIYTMGVMILGVGIYGYVIGNIATLLSNLDVSRVTFQEKLNTIDSFIKYKKLPPHLANRIRSYYVNLWENKHGIDETEIWDQLPSGIKIDVSMFLHNHLISVVPFFKDAPEELKREVVLELKPAFYMKGDVIFREGDVPHNMYFLSKGHVEVIKENTGELVATLNSGSFFGEMSLIDNSLRTATIKAGSYCDVYTLGKDRFAEVLKHHPGFAKHIEMIAKERKKNQSTKRKSKRNKPHSMN